In Microbacterium galbinum, a single window of DNA contains:
- a CDS encoding DMT family transporter — translation MSKTAPLTGDLPGTKPRQGPLVLIAALVTVVLWASAFIGIRGAGPHFDPGALALLRMAVGSLVLAIIAVRHGIRLPARRHLWLVAVWGVGWFCVYNLALNAAERTLDAGTAAMVVNLAPLMVVVFSGLFLREGFPKPLIIGAPIAFLGVVLIGMNSQAAEGEGPDLTGLLLALLAAVMYAGCTLLQKHLLSAGSDATTLTWLGAMAGTVALLPWTGSLIGAMQSAPLGSTLWVVYLGIFPTAIAFTTWAYVLQRSTAGQTSATTYVVPAVAILMSWAILGEVPTPLMFLGGALCLLGVLVTRLRWGRRG, via the coding sequence ATGTCGAAGACCGCTCCCCTCACCGGCGACCTGCCGGGCACGAAGCCCCGGCAGGGACCGCTCGTGCTGATCGCCGCCCTCGTGACGGTCGTGCTCTGGGCGTCGGCGTTCATCGGCATCCGCGGGGCGGGTCCGCACTTCGACCCGGGTGCGCTCGCGCTGCTGCGCATGGCGGTCGGCAGTCTCGTTCTCGCGATCATCGCGGTGCGCCACGGCATCCGTCTGCCCGCTCGCCGGCACTTGTGGCTGGTCGCGGTGTGGGGCGTCGGGTGGTTCTGCGTCTACAACCTGGCGCTCAACGCCGCCGAGCGCACGCTCGACGCGGGCACGGCGGCGATGGTGGTGAACCTCGCACCGCTGATGGTCGTGGTGTTCAGCGGACTCTTCCTGCGCGAGGGGTTCCCGAAGCCGCTGATCATCGGGGCGCCGATCGCGTTCCTCGGCGTCGTGCTGATCGGCATGAACTCGCAGGCGGCCGAGGGTGAGGGCCCCGATCTCACAGGGCTGCTGCTGGCCCTGCTCGCCGCGGTCATGTACGCGGGGTGCACGCTGCTGCAGAAGCATCTGCTGAGCGCCGGGTCCGATGCGACCACGCTCACCTGGCTCGGCGCGATGGCCGGCACCGTCGCGCTGCTGCCGTGGACGGGCAGCCTGATCGGTGCGATGCAGAGCGCTCCCCTCGGCTCGACCCTCTGGGTCGTCTACCTCGGCATCTTCCCCACGGCGATCGCCTTCACGACCTGGGCCTACGTGCTGCAGCGCAGCACCGCGGGGCAGACCTCCGCCACGACCTACGTCGTGCCCGCGGTCGCGATCCTGATGTCGTGGGCGATCCTCGGCGAAGTGCCGACCCCGCTGATGTTCCTCGGCGGCGCGCTCTGCCTGCTGGGTGTGCTCGTGACGCGGTTGCGGTGGGGGCGGCGGGGCTGA
- a CDS encoding mechanosensitive ion channel domain-containing protein, giving the protein MFEDAFRDGWGWWVIALAVGVPVLLVVLTELINGLRRRNNALAGPLRLLRNGVIPVGALFALLAFAIQSPAEQVWTRVVATVFGFLVILLLLSSFNVALFAHAAEDSWRKRIPTIFVEIARLVLVALGLALLFSWVWDADVGGLFTALGVGSIVIGLALQNAVGGVISGLLLLFEQPFKIGDFLDAAGVRGRVVEVNWRAVHIDTGSGIQIVPNSSLSGASFTNLSEPDGPYSASTSVKFSTDDPPHEVMALLVEVADALPMKVARERASVSYSGAGAYGVAIPVAGPSDASRALSTYLSWLWYAARRHGFALDGDATDPIAEPGRLAEALRSIASTLHLRDDDLEALLTASSLERYGVGEIVLPSGVVPDEVRVVVSGRAILSLEVDGGRVEFAAAEKGDIIGQTALTRERTQAVTVAGEILTVVVLPLATVDELIRTRPRLAAEIGESLELKRTLAADRLAALSLSRGSIGSR; this is encoded by the coding sequence ATGTTCGAGGACGCGTTCCGCGACGGCTGGGGATGGTGGGTCATCGCGCTCGCCGTGGGCGTGCCGGTGCTGCTGGTCGTCCTCACCGAGCTGATCAACGGGCTCCGTCGTCGCAACAATGCACTCGCCGGGCCGCTGCGACTGCTGCGCAACGGCGTGATCCCGGTCGGTGCGCTGTTCGCCCTGTTGGCGTTCGCGATCCAGTCGCCCGCCGAGCAGGTGTGGACCCGTGTGGTCGCCACCGTGTTCGGGTTCCTGGTGATCCTGTTGCTGCTGTCGTCGTTCAACGTGGCGTTGTTCGCGCACGCCGCCGAGGACTCGTGGCGCAAGCGCATCCCGACGATCTTCGTCGAGATCGCCCGGCTGGTGCTCGTCGCGCTGGGCCTCGCCCTGCTGTTCTCGTGGGTATGGGATGCCGACGTGGGCGGTCTCTTCACGGCCCTGGGGGTCGGGTCGATCGTGATCGGCCTCGCGCTGCAGAACGCGGTGGGAGGTGTGATCTCGGGCTTGCTCCTGCTGTTCGAGCAGCCGTTCAAGATCGGGGACTTCCTCGATGCGGCGGGTGTTCGCGGGCGGGTCGTCGAGGTGAACTGGCGCGCGGTGCACATCGACACCGGCTCCGGCATCCAGATCGTGCCGAACTCCAGCCTCTCCGGTGCGTCGTTCACCAACCTCAGCGAGCCCGACGGGCCCTACTCCGCGTCGACCTCGGTGAAGTTCTCGACCGACGATCCGCCGCACGAGGTGATGGCGCTGCTCGTCGAGGTCGCCGACGCCCTGCCGATGAAGGTCGCGCGGGAACGGGCATCCGTCAGCTACTCCGGCGCCGGGGCATACGGCGTCGCGATCCCGGTGGCGGGGCCGTCGGATGCTTCGCGCGCCCTGTCGACGTACCTCTCCTGGCTCTGGTACGCCGCGCGCCGCCACGGCTTCGCGCTCGACGGCGACGCCACCGATCCGATCGCCGAGCCCGGGCGTCTCGCCGAGGCCCTGCGGTCGATCGCGTCGACACTGCACCTGCGCGACGACGACCTCGAGGCACTGCTCACGGCCTCGTCGCTCGAGCGCTACGGGGTCGGCGAGATCGTGCTGCCGAGCGGCGTCGTGCCCGACGAGGTGCGGGTCGTGGTGTCGGGCCGGGCGATCCTGTCGCTCGAGGTCGACGGCGGGCGGGTGGAGTTCGCGGCGGCCGAGAAGGGCGACATCATCGGTCAGACAGCCCTCACCCGCGAACGCACGCAGGCGGTCACCGTCGCCGGCGAGATCCTCACGGTCGTGGTGCTGCCGCTCGCGACGGTCGACGAGCTGATCCGCACGCGCCCGCGTCTGGCGGCGGAGATCGGCGAATCGCTCGAGCTCAAGCGCACGCTCGCCGCCGACCGGTTGGCGGCGCTGAGTCTGTCGCGGGGGTCGATCGGGTCGCGGTGA
- a CDS encoding adenylate/guanylate cyclase domain-containing protein has translation MSEQGTVGEKTERRLRRLRPGLSIQSKLLIMLLAVSLVSSVIVGAVGFINGRQSLHDAAVDQLITIRSMRAAEVTDAIEAVKKDASLQSRNLSAQTLSTTVNAGYEELEQREVTADERAQLESYYSDTFIPALEGRAGEQYGDSAFIPESNAGQFLQTRFTTQNLDFDADYDTLLNDNDAEDGSSYSAATERYGDYLGRLIEQADYEDALLLNLDGDIVFSAYKGVELGSNLNTGPYRDTMLAQAYADAIATNSVSTVVLTDFERWIPSLNVPTMWVVSPIGNDSRITGALALQVSLETINDLTTGSEGWKEQGLGDTGEVYLVGLDDLMRSDSRRLIEDPENYEQLAIDGGTPPSVAKRIVEVQGTVLLQPINTRAVAEAQAGRTGTTTGPGYLGIDSVTAYAPLEVDGLDWVIIARIDSSEAFAPVADFTRIVLLSLLGILLGVSLLSLLLAQVFTRPIHRLVGAVHRVAEGDLDVQVPQGARDEFGDLGSAFNDMASSLRIKQELIDEQQAENEKLLLTLMPESVAAKYKQGDETISEAHENVSVVFAELVGFDDYARGLSAEQEIGHLNTLMRGFDEAAEKAGVEKVRTLRGGYLASSGLIVPRVDNVRRSVEFAKNLLGVIERFNAQNGSSIGLRAGVDTGTVTSGLVARTSLAYDLWGDAVNLAYRVRSVTGEPGVYVSQTVYDRTREIFSFTEAGTVEARGTTETVWKVA, from the coding sequence ATGAGCGAGCAGGGCACGGTCGGGGAGAAGACGGAACGGCGACTGCGGCGCCTGCGCCCCGGGCTCAGCATCCAGTCGAAACTGCTCATCATGCTCCTGGCGGTGAGCCTCGTCTCGTCGGTCATCGTCGGTGCCGTGGGGTTCATCAACGGACGCCAGTCGCTGCACGACGCGGCGGTCGATCAGCTCATCACCATCCGCTCGATGCGCGCGGCCGAGGTCACCGACGCGATCGAGGCCGTCAAGAAGGATGCCTCGCTGCAGTCGCGCAACCTCAGTGCGCAGACGCTCTCGACCACCGTGAACGCGGGGTACGAGGAGCTGGAGCAGCGCGAGGTCACCGCCGACGAGCGCGCGCAGCTCGAGTCCTACTACTCCGACACCTTCATTCCCGCGCTGGAGGGGCGTGCCGGCGAGCAGTACGGTGACAGCGCCTTCATCCCCGAGTCGAACGCCGGGCAGTTCCTGCAGACGCGCTTCACCACGCAGAACCTCGACTTCGACGCCGATTACGACACCCTGCTCAACGACAATGATGCCGAGGACGGATCGTCCTACTCCGCAGCGACCGAGCGCTACGGTGACTACCTCGGACGGCTCATAGAGCAGGCCGACTACGAGGACGCGCTCCTGCTCAACCTCGACGGCGACATCGTCTTCTCGGCGTACAAGGGCGTCGAGCTCGGCAGCAACCTGAACACGGGTCCGTACCGTGACACGATGCTCGCTCAGGCATACGCGGATGCCATCGCCACGAACTCCGTCAGCACCGTCGTGCTCACCGACTTCGAACGCTGGATCCCCTCGCTGAACGTGCCGACGATGTGGGTGGTCTCGCCCATCGGCAACGACAGCCGCATCACCGGCGCCCTCGCCCTGCAGGTGTCGTTGGAGACGATCAACGACCTGACGACGGGGTCGGAGGGCTGGAAGGAGCAGGGTCTCGGCGACACGGGCGAGGTGTACCTCGTGGGTCTCGACGACCTCATGCGCAGCGACTCGCGGCGCCTCATCGAAGACCCCGAGAACTACGAGCAGCTCGCGATCGACGGCGGCACCCCACCGAGCGTTGCGAAGCGCATCGTCGAGGTGCAGGGAACGGTGCTCCTCCAGCCGATCAACACGCGGGCGGTGGCGGAGGCGCAGGCGGGCAGGACCGGCACCACGACGGGCCCCGGGTACCTCGGCATCGACAGCGTCACCGCGTACGCCCCGCTGGAGGTCGATGGACTCGACTGGGTCATCATCGCCCGGATCGACTCGTCGGAGGCGTTCGCCCCCGTGGCCGACTTCACCCGCATCGTGCTGCTGTCGCTCCTCGGCATCCTGCTCGGCGTCTCGCTGCTGTCGCTGTTGCTCGCCCAGGTCTTCACCCGACCCATCCACCGCCTCGTCGGCGCGGTGCACCGGGTCGCCGAGGGCGATCTCGACGTGCAGGTGCCGCAGGGCGCGCGCGACGAGTTCGGCGACCTGGGCAGTGCGTTCAACGACATGGCGTCGAGCCTGCGCATCAAACAGGAGCTCATCGATGAGCAGCAGGCCGAGAACGAGAAGCTGCTGCTCACGCTCATGCCCGAGAGCGTCGCCGCGAAGTACAAACAGGGCGACGAGACGATCTCGGAGGCGCACGAGAACGTGTCGGTCGTGTTCGCCGAGCTCGTCGGCTTCGACGACTACGCGCGCGGGCTCTCGGCCGAGCAGGAGATCGGCCACCTCAACACCCTCATGCGCGGTTTCGACGAGGCCGCCGAGAAGGCCGGGGTCGAGAAGGTGCGCACCCTGCGCGGCGGGTACCTCGCCTCGTCGGGATTGATCGTGCCGCGCGTCGACAACGTGCGCCGCAGCGTCGAGTTCGCGAAGAACCTGCTCGGGGTGATCGAGCGCTTCAACGCGCAGAACGGGTCGTCGATCGGCCTGCGCGCTGGTGTCGATACCGGCACGGTCACGAGCGGGCTCGTCGCCCGCACGAGCCTCGCCTACGACCTGTGGGGAGATGCCGTGAACCTCGCCTACCGGGTGCGATCGGTCACGGGCGAACCGGGCGTCTACGTGAGCCAGACCGTCTACGACCGCACCCGCGAGATCTTCTCGTTCACCGAAGCGGGCACCGTCGAGGCCCGCGGCACGACCGAGACGGTCTGGAAGGTGGCCTGA
- a CDS encoding DUF427 domain-containing protein, with translation MKAVLAGTVIAEADEADLFRIEGNWYFPPASITPGALVESPTPYTCPWKGAAQYFSVEVDGELHKDLAWSYPTPYPTAFERVGGDFSGYVAFDPSVEVST, from the coding sequence ATGAAGGCTGTACTCGCAGGAACCGTGATCGCCGAGGCCGACGAAGCCGACCTCTTCCGCATCGAGGGCAACTGGTACTTCCCGCCGGCGTCGATCACGCCGGGCGCGCTCGTCGAGAGCCCGACGCCGTACACGTGCCCCTGGAAGGGTGCGGCGCAGTACTTCTCCGTCGAGGTCGACGGAGAGCTGCACAAAGACCTCGCGTGGTCGTACCCGACGCCGTACCCGACCGCTTTCGAGCGCGTCGGCGGCGACTTCTCGGGCTACGTCGCGTTCGACCCGAGCGTCGAGGTCTCGACCTGA
- a CDS encoding Pr6Pr family membrane protein, with the protein MKTVWPFVRIVAALLALAALARQLTREIATAQAATTEWGRDIPTAVSNFFSFFTTLSGLIAAIVLLIAAGWMLRTRRSDDTEPRWLAVLLAYASTYMITTGIVYNLLLRDIPSHSATEAWTSETLHVVLPIVMLLDVLFAPRRRALGWGTALLAVVFPIAWGGYTLVRGPFITDPFTATPYWYPYPFLDPNTSSWASVGLYVAAIAAAIVVISLIVVGIGRLRGARKRH; encoded by the coding sequence ATGAAAACTGTGTGGCCCTTCGTGCGGATCGTCGCCGCCCTACTCGCGCTCGCGGCACTCGCGCGGCAGCTCACACGCGAGATCGCGACCGCCCAGGCGGCGACGACCGAATGGGGACGCGACATCCCCACCGCGGTCTCGAACTTCTTCAGTTTCTTCACCACGCTCTCCGGTCTCATCGCGGCCATCGTCCTGCTGATCGCCGCGGGGTGGATGCTGCGCACCCGCCGCAGCGACGACACGGAACCCCGCTGGCTCGCCGTGCTGCTCGCCTACGCGAGCACCTACATGATCACGACCGGCATCGTCTACAACCTGCTGCTCCGCGACATCCCCTCGCACAGCGCGACCGAGGCGTGGACGAGCGAGACGCTGCACGTCGTGCTCCCGATCGTGATGCTGCTCGACGTTCTCTTCGCACCGCGCCGCCGCGCACTCGGTTGGGGCACCGCGCTCCTCGCCGTGGTCTTCCCGATCGCGTGGGGCGGCTACACACTGGTTCGCGGGCCGTTCATCACCGACCCGTTCACCGCCACGCCCTACTGGTACCCGTACCCGTTCCTCGACCCGAACACCTCGAGCTGGGCCTCGGTGGGCCTGTACGTCGCCGCCATCGCGGCCGCGATCGTCGTCATCTCGCTCATCGTCGTCGGGATCGGGCGCCTCCGCGGCGCGCGAAAGCGTCACTAG
- a CDS encoding adenylosuccinate synthase, which produces MPGIVIVGVQWGDEGKGKATDLLGDRTDWVVKFNGGNNAGHTVVVGNEKYALHLLPSGILSPGVTPVIGNGVVVDLEVLFHELEALGARGIDVSRLKVSANAHIITQYHRTLDKVTERFLGKRMIGTTGRGIGPAYADKINRVGIRVQDLFDENILRQKVEGALDQKNHLLVKIFNRRAITVDEIVEDLLSYAERLRPLVADTGYLLAEALDRGEVVVFEGGQATMLDVDHGTYPFVTSSSATAGGAATGSGVGPGALDRIVGIVKAYTTRVGSGPFPTELFDEQGEWLRSRGFEFGTTTGRPRRVGWYDAPITRYATRVNGITDLVLTKLDILTGLEQIPVCVAYDVDGERFDEVPVNQTDFHHATPILEYFPGWSEDISVARTFDDLPKNAQDYVLALEKMSNTRISVIGVGPERDQVVVRHDLVD; this is translated from the coding sequence ATGCCAGGAATCGTTATCGTCGGCGTGCAGTGGGGCGACGAAGGAAAGGGCAAGGCCACCGATCTGCTCGGTGACCGCACCGACTGGGTCGTGAAGTTCAACGGCGGCAACAACGCCGGGCACACCGTCGTGGTGGGCAACGAGAAGTACGCCCTGCACCTGCTGCCCTCCGGCATCCTCTCCCCCGGCGTGACGCCGGTCATCGGCAACGGCGTCGTCGTCGACCTCGAGGTGCTCTTCCACGAGCTCGAGGCGCTCGGCGCCCGCGGCATCGACGTGTCGCGCCTGAAGGTGAGCGCCAACGCGCACATCATCACCCAGTACCACCGCACGCTCGACAAGGTCACCGAGCGCTTCCTCGGCAAGCGCATGATCGGTACCACCGGACGCGGCATCGGACCGGCCTACGCCGACAAGATCAACCGCGTCGGCATCCGCGTGCAAGATCTGTTCGACGAGAACATCCTGCGCCAGAAGGTCGAGGGTGCGCTCGACCAGAAGAACCACCTGTTGGTGAAGATCTTCAACCGCCGCGCCATCACGGTCGACGAGATCGTCGAAGACCTGCTCTCGTATGCCGAGCGGCTGCGCCCGCTGGTCGCCGACACCGGCTATCTGCTCGCCGAGGCGCTCGACCGCGGCGAGGTCGTCGTGTTCGAGGGCGGCCAGGCCACCATGCTCGACGTCGACCACGGCACCTACCCGTTCGTGACGTCGTCGTCGGCGACCGCGGGTGGCGCGGCCACCGGTTCGGGCGTCGGTCCCGGTGCGCTCGACCGCATCGTCGGCATCGTCAAGGCGTACACGACCCGCGTCGGATCGGGTCCGTTCCCGACCGAGCTCTTCGACGAGCAGGGCGAATGGCTGCGCTCGCGCGGCTTCGAGTTCGGCACCACCACCGGCCGTCCGCGCCGCGTCGGCTGGTACGACGCCCCGATCACCCGCTACGCCACGCGCGTCAACGGCATCACCGACCTCGTACTCACCAAGCTCGACATCCTCACCGGACTCGAGCAGATCCCCGTGTGCGTCGCCTACGACGTCGACGGCGAGCGCTTCGACGAGGTGCCGGTCAACCAGACCGACTTCCACCACGCGACGCCGATCCTCGAGTACTTCCCCGGCTGGAGCGAAGACATCTCGGTCGCCCGCACCTTCGACGACCTGCCCAAGAACGCGCAGGACTACGTGCTCGCGCTCGAGAAGATGAGCAACACGCGCATCTCGGTCATCGGCGTGGGCCCGGAGCGCGACCAGGTGGTCGTGCGCCACGACCTCGTCGACTGA
- a CDS encoding Pr6Pr family membrane protein, with protein MTTWWPYLRIAAALLGAAALVRQITVSITNAHSSTTEWGSHVPTVVANFFSFFTVLSNIGAVVSLTIAAIWMIRTRRDDTPEPRWLATLLVCTSTYMIVTGIVYNLLLRYINLDGVSEVWTNETLHVIVPLVMLLDVLFAPRRRALPWSAALIAVIFPLVWTVYTMVRANFITGPITGNPWWYPYPFLDPHGPGGWGSVVVYIIGIAIGIIAVAAGVVWVGRRRGIRVP; from the coding sequence ATGACGACTTGGTGGCCCTACCTGCGGATCGCCGCAGCCCTTCTCGGAGCGGCGGCGCTCGTGCGGCAGATCACGGTGTCGATCACGAACGCGCATTCGTCGACCACCGAGTGGGGTTCGCACGTGCCGACCGTCGTGGCGAACTTCTTCAGCTTCTTCACCGTGCTGTCGAACATCGGCGCCGTGGTCTCCCTGACGATCGCCGCGATCTGGATGATCCGCACGCGCCGCGACGACACCCCCGAACCCCGCTGGTTGGCCACGCTGCTCGTCTGCACCAGCACCTACATGATCGTCACGGGCATCGTCTACAACCTGCTCCTCCGGTACATCAACCTCGACGGGGTCTCGGAGGTGTGGACCAACGAGACGCTGCACGTGATCGTGCCGCTCGTCATGCTCCTCGATGTGCTCTTCGCGCCCCGTCGGCGCGCACTGCCGTGGAGCGCGGCCCTCATCGCCGTGATCTTCCCGCTGGTATGGACCGTCTACACGATGGTGCGCGCGAACTTCATCACGGGCCCGATCACCGGGAACCCGTGGTGGTACCCCTATCCGTTCCTCGACCCGCACGGCCCCGGCGGATGGGGCTCGGTCGTCGTCTACATCATCGGGATCGCGATCGGCATCATCGCCGTCGCCGCCGGTGTGGTCTGGGTGGGTCGTCGCCGAGGCATCCGCGTTCCCTGA
- a CDS encoding lactonase family protein, with amino-acid sequence MTRFWLGGYGPEMDGSAEGIGFLAGDDGREAMTLGYRDLAATASSPSWLAQHPALDVVYAALEHEGAVQAFVRSGEGSLAPLGGPVQAGDAVCHLAVSRDGATLIASCYGDGRVVRFGLATDGRIVPAKADAAAALRAALFGEDEDPDAVREEPGVGAAASDPYGLPARASHAHSAVFLPDGRIVTTDLGFDLVRFWRLSGTGLRLDHEVILPLGVGPRHMVVHPSGHLHIVTEYSCEVFTLAETPSGSWAVVSSTLSSPIAEVGVDFPAELARTRDGAFLYTALRGSNTIAALRVLGGGERLESIALADSGVDWPRHHLVFEGKLVVAGQRSDSISLIDLDERTGAPLGIRHQAPAATPTHILPVR; translated from the coding sequence GTGACCCGTTTCTGGCTCGGGGGCTACGGCCCCGAGATGGACGGCTCCGCCGAGGGGATCGGATTCCTTGCCGGAGACGATGGCCGCGAAGCCATGACGCTCGGCTACCGCGACCTCGCGGCGACGGCATCCTCGCCGTCGTGGTTGGCGCAGCATCCGGCGCTCGACGTCGTCTATGCGGCGCTCGAGCACGAGGGCGCGGTGCAGGCCTTCGTGCGCTCGGGCGAGGGATCGCTCGCCCCGCTCGGCGGCCCGGTGCAGGCGGGTGACGCCGTGTGCCACTTGGCCGTCTCGCGCGACGGGGCGACGCTGATCGCCAGCTGCTACGGCGACGGTCGGGTCGTGCGATTCGGCCTCGCGACCGACGGGCGCATCGTGCCGGCGAAGGCGGATGCTGCGGCGGCGCTGCGCGCGGCACTGTTCGGCGAGGACGAAGACCCCGACGCGGTGCGCGAGGAGCCGGGCGTGGGTGCGGCGGCATCCGATCCCTACGGTCTGCCCGCTCGCGCTTCGCACGCCCACTCGGCGGTGTTCCTGCCGGACGGGCGTATCGTCACGACCGACCTCGGCTTCGACCTCGTGCGCTTCTGGCGGCTGTCGGGCACCGGGCTGCGCCTCGACCACGAGGTGATCCTGCCGCTCGGCGTCGGTCCGCGTCACATGGTGGTGCACCCGAGCGGGCATCTGCACATCGTCACGGAGTACTCGTGCGAGGTGTTCACCCTCGCCGAGACCCCGAGCGGGTCGTGGGCCGTCGTGTCGTCGACCCTGTCGAGTCCCATCGCCGAGGTCGGCGTCGACTTCCCCGCCGAGCTCGCCCGCACCCGCGACGGCGCCTTCCTGTACACGGCCCTGCGCGGCAGCAACACGATCGCGGCGCTGCGCGTGCTCGGCGGAGGTGAGCGCCTCGAATCCATCGCGCTCGCCGACTCCGGCGTCGACTGGCCGCGCCATCACCTGGTGTTCGAGGGCAAGCTCGTGGTCGCCGGGCAGCGGTCCGACTCGATCAGCCTGATCGACCTCGACGAGCGCACGGGCGCGCCCCTCGGCATCCGCCACCAGGCTCCCGCCGCGACGCCGACGCACATCCTGCCGGTGCGCTGA
- a CDS encoding dihydrolipoyl dehydrogenase family protein has product MTADKTNEYDLIVLGGGPVGENVADRAVQGGLTAIIVESELVGGECSYWACMPSKALLRSAQALRAAQHVAGAKEAVTGALDVRAVFARRDSFTSNWSDDGQVKWLESAHIDLARGHGRLTGEREVTVTDADGGTRVLHARHAVAISTGSDAVVPPIPGLREASPWTSREATSAEELPDSLAVIGGGVVAVEMATAYAALGSTVTLIARSDLLGGMEPFAGERVAAGLRELGVDVRLNTGTSAVWRDDAGVTITLDDDSEVTASEVLVATGRSPRSGDIGLETAGLEPGTWIEVDDTLRVPGSDWLYAVGDVNGRVLLTHQGKYQARAAGDVIAARAKDEPVDADEWGRHAATADHAAVPQVTFSIPEVGSVGLTEKAARDAGHEVKVVDYDLGWVAGASLYEDGFEGQARLVVDTARDVVLGATFVGPEVAELVQAATIAVVGEVPIKRLWHAVPSYPTVSEVWLRLLEGYGRASA; this is encoded by the coding sequence ATGACTGCAGACAAGACGAACGAGTACGACCTGATCGTGCTGGGCGGAGGACCGGTCGGCGAGAACGTCGCGGACCGCGCGGTGCAGGGAGGTCTCACGGCGATCATCGTCGAGAGCGAGCTGGTCGGCGGGGAGTGCTCGTACTGGGCGTGCATGCCGTCGAAGGCGCTGTTGCGCTCGGCCCAGGCGCTGCGCGCGGCCCAGCACGTCGCCGGCGCGAAAGAGGCGGTGACCGGTGCTCTCGACGTGCGTGCGGTCTTCGCGCGCCGCGACTCCTTCACGAGCAACTGGTCGGACGACGGCCAGGTGAAGTGGCTCGAGTCGGCGCACATCGATCTGGCCCGCGGGCACGGGCGCCTGACGGGCGAGCGCGAGGTCACGGTGACCGATGCCGACGGCGGCACGCGCGTGCTGCATGCCCGCCACGCGGTCGCGATCAGCACGGGTTCGGATGCCGTCGTGCCGCCGATCCCCGGTTTGCGCGAGGCTTCTCCGTGGACGAGCCGCGAGGCCACGAGCGCCGAGGAGCTTCCGGACTCGCTGGCCGTGATCGGCGGCGGTGTGGTCGCGGTCGAGATGGCGACGGCCTACGCCGCGCTCGGATCGACGGTCACCCTCATCGCACGCAGCGACCTGCTGGGCGGCATGGAGCCGTTCGCGGGCGAGCGCGTCGCGGCGGGGCTGCGCGAGCTCGGCGTCGACGTGCGGCTGAACACGGGCACGTCGGCCGTGTGGCGCGATGACGCCGGCGTCACGATCACCCTCGACGACGACAGCGAGGTCACCGCGAGCGAGGTGCTCGTGGCGACGGGGCGTTCGCCGCGCAGCGGCGACATCGGCCTCGAGACGGCGGGCCTCGAGCCCGGCACGTGGATCGAGGTCGACGACACCCTGCGGGTGCCCGGTTCGGACTGGCTGTACGCGGTCGGCGACGTCAACGGCCGGGTGCTGCTCACGCACCAGGGCAAGTACCAGGCGCGCGCGGCGGGCGATGTGATCGCCGCCCGGGCGAAGGATGAGCCGGTGGATGCCGACGAGTGGGGTCGCCACGCCGCCACCGCAGACCACGCCGCGGTTCCGCAGGTGACCTTCTCGATCCCCGAGGTGGGGTCGGTCGGGCTCACCGAGAAGGCCGCACGCGATGCGGGCCACGAGGTGAAGGTCGTCGACTACGACCTGGGCTGGGTGGCCGGGGCGAGCCTCTACGAGGACGGGTTCGAGGGGCAGGCCCGGCTCGTCGTCGACACCGCGCGCGACGTCGTGCTCGGTGCGACGTTCGTCGGCCCGGAGGTCGCCGAACTGGTGCAGGCCGCGACGATCGCGGTCGTCGGCGAGGTGCCGATCAAGCGCCTGTGGCACGCCGTGCCCTCGTATCCGACGGTGAGCGAGGTCTGGCTGCGCCTGCTCGAGGGCTACGGGCGGGCCTCGGCGTGA